One Festucalex cinctus isolate MCC-2025b chromosome 1, RoL_Fcin_1.0, whole genome shotgun sequence genomic region harbors:
- the proza gene encoding protein Z, vitamin K-dependent plasma glycoprotein a isoform X2, whose protein sequence is MRHSNPIGALTCLLLAGAVAASHSPPQTEAIQEATMQQEVRVVMSSGSPRAVFLDKRQASSLISREKRSADGAGRQSSTLEQACMERVCTYEEARKHFQDSYRTDIFWSVYIDGDQCAEKPCKNGALCSDSVGGYDCVCKAGFSGVHCETDQTLCIVEKNKGCSQFCKPGYTSYECSCARGWKLHQTDKDKCEPAVRYPCGKVNSLSQWEGRQATIVQSDFQGLPCASGECPWQALLKTSESGGFCSGVILKENLVLTSAQCASKHSSFQVAVGKRKIAYEDGEQTLDVKKIHSHPRYVAGRPDNDLAVVELRDRIVFRREVTAACLPERDFADSVLTSGELPAAVTGWKDPDEAAAGFQGQLTLNQLAYKSLPACLETHPDAMSNKMGCTAARANADCGVGSGSPLLTLYREVFFLTGVVSRPPGADCAKGFVFQKVSRHLGWLQSLNYSL, encoded by the exons ATGCGCCACTCAAACCCAATCGGCGCTCTGACGTGTCTGCTGCTGGCGGGGGCGGTGGCCGCCTCGCACAGCCCCCCGCAAACAG AGGCAATACAAGAAGCCACCatgcaacaggaagtgagagTTGTGATGAGCTCTGGCTCGCCTCGTGCAGTTTTCTTGGACAAGCGTCAGGCCAGCTCGCTGATCTCGCGCGAGAAGAGGAGCGCGGACGGCGCCGGGCGGCAGTCGTCCACGCTGGAGCAGGCTTGCATGGAGCGGGTGTGCACCTACGAGGAGGCCCGCAAGCATTTCCAGGACTCGTACCGCACG GACATCTTCTGGTCCGTCTACATCG ATGGAGACCAGTGCGCCGAGAAGCCCTGCAAGAACGGCGCCTTGTGCTCCGACAGCGTGGGGGGCTACGACTGCGTTTGCAAGGCGGGCTTCTCGGGGGTCCACTGCGAGACCG accaaacgttgtgcatcgtGGAGAAGAACAAGGGCTGCTCCCAGTTCTGTAAACCGGGCTACACCTCCTACGAGTGCTCCTGCGCCCGAGGATGGAAGCTCCATCAAACGGACAAGGATAAGTGCGAGCCTGCTG TCCGCTACCCGTGCGGGAAGGTGAACAGTCTGAGCCAGTGGGAGGGCAGACAGGCCACCATCGTCCAAAGTGACTTTCAGGGGCTTCCCTGCGCCTCTGGGGAGTGTCCCTGGCAG GCCCTTCTGAAGACTTCCGAGTCAGGCGGTTTCTGCAGCGGCGTGATCCTCAAGGAGAACCTGGTGCTGACGTCGGCGCAGTGTGCCAGCAAGCACAGCTCCTTCCAAGTGGCCGTGG GCAAGCGCAAGATTGCCTACGAGGACGGCGAGCAGACGCTCGACGTGAAAAAGATCCACTCGCATCCCCGCTACGTGGCGGGCCGGCCCGACAACGACCTGGCCGTGGTGGAGCTTCGAGACCGCATCGTCTTCCGGCGGGAGGTGACGGCCGCCTGCCTCCCCGAGAGGGACTTCGCCGACAGCGTCCTCACGTCCGGCGAGCTCCCCGCCGCCGTGACGGGCTGGAAAGACCCCGACGAGGCGGCGGCGGGTTTCCAGGGCCAGCTCACCCTCAACCAGTTGGCGTACAAAAGCCTGCCGGCGTGCTTGGAGACGCATCCCGACGCGATGAGCAACAAAATGGGCTGCACGGCCGCCCGCGCCAACGCCGACTGCGGCGTGGGCTCCGGCAGCCCCCTGCTCACGTTGTACCGGGAGGTCTTCTTCCTCACCGGCGTGGTCAGCCGCCCGCCGGGGGCCGATTGCGCCAAGGGCTTCGTCTTTCAGAAAGTCTCCCGTCATCTGGGGTGGCTTCAGTCGCTCAACTACTCGCTGTAA
- the proza gene encoding protein Z, vitamin K-dependent plasma glycoprotein a isoform X1, producing MRHSNPIGALTCLLLAGAVAASHSPPQTVFLDKRQASSLISREKRSADGAGRQSSTLEQACMERVCTYEEARKHFQDSYRTDIFWSVYIDGDQCAEKPCKNGALCSDSVGGYDCVCKAGFSGVHCETDQTLCIVEKNKGCSQFCKPGYTSYECSCARGWKLHQTDKDKCEPAVRYPCGKVNSLSQWEGRQATIVQSDFQGLPCASGECPWQALLKTSESGGFCSGVILKENLVLTSAQCASKHSSFQVAVGKRKIAYEDGEQTLDVKKIHSHPRYVAGRPDNDLAVVELRDRIVFRREVTAACLPERDFADSVLTSGELPAAVTGWKDPDEAAAGFQGQLTLNQLAYKSLPACLETHPDAMSNKMGCTAARANADCGVGSGSPLLTLYREVFFLTGVVSRPPGADCAKGFVFQKVSRHLGWLQSLNYSL from the exons ATGCGCCACTCAAACCCAATCGGCGCTCTGACGTGTCTGCTGCTGGCGGGGGCGGTGGCCGCCTCGCACAGCCCCCCGCAAACAG TTTTCTTGGACAAGCGTCAGGCCAGCTCGCTGATCTCGCGCGAGAAGAGGAGCGCGGACGGCGCCGGGCGGCAGTCGTCCACGCTGGAGCAGGCTTGCATGGAGCGGGTGTGCACCTACGAGGAGGCCCGCAAGCATTTCCAGGACTCGTACCGCACG GACATCTTCTGGTCCGTCTACATCG ATGGAGACCAGTGCGCCGAGAAGCCCTGCAAGAACGGCGCCTTGTGCTCCGACAGCGTGGGGGGCTACGACTGCGTTTGCAAGGCGGGCTTCTCGGGGGTCCACTGCGAGACCG accaaacgttgtgcatcgtGGAGAAGAACAAGGGCTGCTCCCAGTTCTGTAAACCGGGCTACACCTCCTACGAGTGCTCCTGCGCCCGAGGATGGAAGCTCCATCAAACGGACAAGGATAAGTGCGAGCCTGCTG TCCGCTACCCGTGCGGGAAGGTGAACAGTCTGAGCCAGTGGGAGGGCAGACAGGCCACCATCGTCCAAAGTGACTTTCAGGGGCTTCCCTGCGCCTCTGGGGAGTGTCCCTGGCAG GCCCTTCTGAAGACTTCCGAGTCAGGCGGTTTCTGCAGCGGCGTGATCCTCAAGGAGAACCTGGTGCTGACGTCGGCGCAGTGTGCCAGCAAGCACAGCTCCTTCCAAGTGGCCGTGG GCAAGCGCAAGATTGCCTACGAGGACGGCGAGCAGACGCTCGACGTGAAAAAGATCCACTCGCATCCCCGCTACGTGGCGGGCCGGCCCGACAACGACCTGGCCGTGGTGGAGCTTCGAGACCGCATCGTCTTCCGGCGGGAGGTGACGGCCGCCTGCCTCCCCGAGAGGGACTTCGCCGACAGCGTCCTCACGTCCGGCGAGCTCCCCGCCGCCGTGACGGGCTGGAAAGACCCCGACGAGGCGGCGGCGGGTTTCCAGGGCCAGCTCACCCTCAACCAGTTGGCGTACAAAAGCCTGCCGGCGTGCTTGGAGACGCATCCCGACGCGATGAGCAACAAAATGGGCTGCACGGCCGCCCGCGCCAACGCCGACTGCGGCGTGGGCTCCGGCAGCCCCCTGCTCACGTTGTACCGGGAGGTCTTCTTCCTCACCGGCGTGGTCAGCCGCCCGCCGGGGGCCGATTGCGCCAAGGGCTTCGTCTTTCAGAAAGTCTCCCGTCATCTGGGGTGGCTTCAGTCGCTCAACTACTCGCTGTAA